The Argopecten irradians isolate NY chromosome 6, Ai_NY, whole genome shotgun sequence genome has a window encoding:
- the LOC138325150 gene encoding fucolectin-4-like isoform X2 codes for MLIREVWSILLVLCSIGRSEDNVALNKTAEQSSDLFVDKWLANKAVDGCENTNVYSDCCTHTGPNTEEAWWRVDLGELMTVNQITIYYRDPFQYRFAGYYLYLSNTTDSPIDGVLCYKDQSRNRADVQLVVTHECPYVARYVTVYNYRNDTKRHSWYSDESFLELCEVQVYGCPIGMYGDGDCNSRCSAACNGGI; via the exons ATGTTAATCAGAGAAGTATGGTCGATTCTCCTCGTCCTTTGTAGCATCGGAAGATCTGAAG ATAATGTTGCCTTAAATAAAACAGCTGAACAGAGTAGTGATTTGTTTGTTGACAAATGGCTGGCTAATAAGGCTGTGGATGGTTGTGAAAATACAAATGTGTATTCAGATTGTTGTACGCACACGGGACCCAATACAGAAGAGGCATGGTGGCGTGTTGATTTGGGAGAGCTGATGACAGTAAACCAAATAACCATCTACTACAGAG ATCCATTTCAATATAGATTTGCCGGTTATTATCTGTACTTATCCAATACCACCGATAGTCCGATAGACGGCGTGCTCTGTTACAAAGACCAGAGTAGAAACAGGGCAGACGTCCAGTTGGTGGTGACACATGAATGTCCCTATGTAGCCCGCTATGTCACCGTCTATAATTATAGAAACGACACTAAGCGTCACAGCTGGTACAGTGACGAATCATTTTTAGAGTTGTGTGAGGTACAGGTGTATG GATGTCCGATAGGGATGTATGGCGATGGTGACTGTAACAGTCGATGCTCAGCAGCGTGTAATGGTGGTATATAA